The Buteo buteo chromosome 1, bButBut1.hap1.1, whole genome shotgun sequence sequence TTGAGCAGGACTTCTGAAACTGAAGTAGTGCATGTATTTTTGATGCATATataaatttctgaaagaaaatcttaCAGTAGCAATTAAGGTCCTTAAATAGTTAGAGTGGCTTTATGCAGACCTGTGAACACATCACATTAGTGCAGCTGTCTGTGTTAAACTTGCCTATtgtggtgaggttttttttgttttgggattGGTGTTGCAGATTTCTACCTGTTTGTACACTGTCTTTATTGTTTCTTGGATATGAAATATTGCATTGCTGAACCATTTTAATTCAGTAcatattctgtttttcagttggGAAAATATCTTGACTATGATACTGACTTGATGTAATATCTTGATGTGACAGTAAAACAAGCTCAGTTCAtctggttgattttttttagattgcaaattttcttcattttgcttaaGGACGAGCTTTTTTTGACCAGTCAGTTGAGCAAAAGAGAATCTTTAATTTGAACAATATAACTTTCTAGTAGGAAAAACTTTTTACCTTATAATACCACAAGTCAGTCTTCATTCTTTAAGCAAAACAACTTGTGGGATTTCCGTACAGCTGTATAATTTAAGTATTGGGTGTCTGATACGTGTGTAGTAGGTTATAGGTATTGATTGTagtattttttaagtttatctGTAATGAAGCATAATACGTTATTCAtgcaaataacaaaataattacagaatgTGGTACCAGACTCTTCAAAATCCTGTGGACCATACAAACGGCCTGAAAAAGTAACTTGTAAAGAAGAACAGACCATCTCACAAAGAAGTGTTCATAATCATGATACTATTGGTAACAACCTTTGGTAACTCTgatgatttggggtttttttccttattctccTACAGATTAAATCatactgattttaaataaaagtatttcatataggcattattttctatttatagtGGTTTCAAGATTGTGTTACTTACATGTTAGGATGGAGCACCTAAAAGTAGgatttgttttttggttttttttccagtggtctGGCTGCACAGCTACTTGCTTCATTTTTTGCCCTTAGCTGTTTGTTAATTGCCCTACTGCTTTTCCCTCGGGTATCTTGGCATAATTGCCTGGGCAGCTATGGATGCTTAGAAAACTGatcaaggttaaaaaaaaattatttttatcttgattATGGTTAACTTAGGTCAAGTCTTCCCCGTAGCTGTCAGACCAACCTAAAAGCCTTTGCAGTGGTGGAAGAAATGAGTAAACAGTTAGTCCTGTTGCCAACCAAAAGCAATGTTTGTCAAACAGTCCTTAAACTCACAAAATAAAgcttactttcatttttcttctattctggCTTTTGACTAAATCAATAAATTTCTAAAGAAACTACTATGTTTAAAACAGGTTAACAGTAGTAGTCCCCAGAGATTTCTAAGAGTTTACTGATTGAGGACTGTTAATTGCTAAGCCTATAAGCTGATTAATGAGCAGATCAGACAAAGGACTGGAGCGGTTAGATTCATGTCTTTCAAAGCTTTATACTTTGTAGTCTTGAAACTTGCACTTTTTGGCTTAGTCTGGATTTTTCTCAGTTTAGCAATTCAGAACTTTCTGCCTGACAGTATTTGCAATACCAAGAATTAACATGTTGTTTCAGTATGGatcttctttgctttcagtcCACCCTACTAATAACCAATTAATGTTCTACAGAAGTCAGGCAACCTACCAAATTCTGAAGTTGGTAGGTAGCTTTCTTTACTGGGATGTACAGTAAATGATGGTGCTTATATTTGTACTTCAAGTTGTCCCACCCCattgtttgttttatatatgAAATATCTCCTTGACtaacacattttgaaaaggGTCTTTATTTAGAATGCATTTAGGAAGTTGGTAGGAACTGATGCCCTTCCAATCTTTTTGCAGAGGGTAATGGTGGCCATAGAGTCAGTGCCTCTATGCTTTTAGCTTCTACTGGTCAGGAGACTTTTCTATGGAAGGAGGTACTGCTTAGTGAGATCAGAGAATTTGAATTCTGCTTCTTGGCTCTCACTTTGTACTGGAGTTTGATGCTAGCAACAATTTCTGCCGTCTTGACAAGATGAAGTCTTGCTTTATGGAGAAGCAGCTCGTCCCAAATCCTGTTCCAAGTGCCAACCTGAGCTTCTCTAACGAGGCAGTGGCTTCCTTATCAGCACAAAAGTAGCAAGGGGTAGGCTCATCCACACATTTGATTGCCTGTCATGTAATTCTTGTTACTTTGGTAGGCAGTATTTCACCTTCTGCCAAATATAAGCTCAtccttctgacttttttttttatctccctTAAGCACCATTTATAATTTCCAAAATTTGTTGTTCTGGTGGTACTGATGCAGGATGTGATGACACCAGGTACTTCTTGTCTACTAGTTAACATAGGTGTATATCAGGAGACAGtggctgctttggcagcagtAACATACAGCTCTGAACGGTGTGGTAATCACTGTTTTAGATTCCATTCTGAGCTCTTGTAATACACCCAAAAAGTTTCCAAATGTGTTTTACAAAGAACTTGTTTTCTATGAGAGTAcaacttttctgtgtttcaggatATCAGTAACTTTAACAGTCTGGGCGTTGTGGTTCTGTTTGATAACCATAGTGCCAATTTAACAAAATTGTTAGGAGTGTTTCTGAATGTTTCATCCCTATTGAATATTTTAGGTATGGTTGTAATTGGTGGGAGCGGAACCGTTGCTTCTGGGACATCTACTAATGGTGCAGTCCACAAAATTCCAGGGTTGGTATGTCTGGTTtacaaaaaactttttttcccatctcaTTTCCTATCACAAAATGGCCTTGCTTATTTCTGGGGACTGCCATAAATCCTAATACTGAGAAACTGATTCAGTTGCAAGATGATTTGTGTTTGTTGagggaatgattttttttcagctggcttAATTCACCATACAGAGACACAAACAACTGGCACAGTTGTGAGGCAGCTTGTAAGGCAAGGCACCAGAGGCAAATGAGCATTCCGGAGAGGTGCACAGTCTCCAAAGCAGTGTACATAGAATCAGAGCCCCAGGCCTGTATTTTGtcttcaaggtttttttttctatccagTTAGGAATCTTGTCTGTCAACCAAGTCAGACTACTTCTGGATTTAGGAACAAGTTATTGAACGTACTAATGTCCCCAGCTGCTTACTGTTGCCTACTGGCTAAACCTTACTGCCCTTACTATAGTCAGTGTAATAAAAACCACTTGTGCAGTGGAGGTGGATTAAGCCTCGGGTCAGTCAGGTTATCACAGATCACTTTTATTGGTAGTTTTAAGACAAGATTTCTGACTGCAGTGGAGTGACCTCTTTACCTGTTCTGTTCTCCTGTGGGTTTAACACTAACCCAGCTGGAGGCAGTAAGGTTGACAAAGTTAAAAGTGTGCCCAAGTCATAAGAGCATGCCAGTATCAGGCCAAGGCCTATTATCTTAATGCAATCCTACTGGAATTCATAAATTACAGTTTTCTATAGtttccagtttttgtttttttccattgttcaCTACAGCCGTGTAGGAGATTCTCCGATAGCTGGAGCAGGATCCTATGCGGATAGTACAGCCGGAGGAGCTGCAGCCACTGGGGATGGTGACATCATGATGCGGTTCTTACCCAGGTTTGTCCTTAGGGCAGGCTTCACTAGCTTTCTCTAGCAAAATGTGAACTCAGCAAATGAAGTAATTGATTAAAAAGACAGTCTGACTTACTGGCTGCTGAAGTGGGAGTAAAGGAATGAATGGAAGGGGAAAGAATAGTAACAGAATCAAGTCATCCTTATGATCTGTCTTAAAAGAAGTGACTTCTTAAATATCTTGATGACAGATCCCTTAATACTGCCAAACTGTGAGCAAACAGGCAGCAGGTAATGAGTATATTCCCAGCCTGCATGCTTTTTAACAGAACTGATTAGCTTTCTCCTTCAAAGTGTTTTGTTGTGTGGGAAATTAGTGTTACAAATTGTAGAAAGGATAAGGGTTGAGGCTCAGATTACTCAGGAGGGTGGGGAGGTGTCGCTGTAACAATCCTATGAAATTGCATCTAATTTGAAACTGGAAGAGGTGTTTTAGTGCTGCTGTTGTGGTTGCGTAACCTGTGTAAAATATGGCTGTTCTCATCACTGAGTCTTGACAGCCATTCTTGTGGGTCAGTCTCAGCGGGAATGAGTTATGGAAGTCTGTGCTGAACATAATGGGCACTGATGCTTGAAGGAAAATATAGCAGTGGCCTTCACGTTACTCAAGTACTTTTTTTGAAACTCTAGCAGTCATGAATGCCTACTAGCTGTTGCGTTATTTACAAATGTCCTCAATGAGTTTCAAGCTGTCACAAGCCGGTCTTGAAATACAAAGGCAATTGACAACTTCATGAATTATCCAGAGGTATCAGATACCAACAGTAGTAGTGAGTTGAGCTCCAGTATGAGGTTAATCGATAAAAGCTTACATTACAGTTCAGCAGCCTGAAGGATTTGGCTGTAAtgcttaaaacattttgtgttgGCACTAGTGGGTTTTAGAAAACAACTCAGGCTAGGTGGTTAATCACAGGTTCCTTGTAGATACAGATCTTTCCTAATTCCATGTAATTTAGATACTCCCACATGAAAACAAGGAATAGAATTGACCTGCCAGAAGTGAAGGAAGTGTCAAATAAAGGGCAAAATTGCTAGTATTTTCTGTCTGCCACCTTTGAGATAGTAACAtcttactgaatttttattaGTGAAGAAACTCCTGTGAAATATAGCTTTATATTCAGATAGTTATCTTTAGATAACTTGAACCTATTTGATTGTTAGAATAAATGAAAGATAACAGGGAGTCTCAAAATGCAAGGAAAGTTTTGTGGTACTTTGATAACATGTATAGTTAATGCTATCTGCGGATGAGTCATAGTGTAACAAGAGTGGCTTGGTCTTGGTATATGCATCtttcatcaaaacaaaacctaggGGTGTTTGCTTGTAAGTTATATTAAATGTTATCTTTTAATCTTCAggttctgaaagaaaatgacaacaaaagtaatttttttgcctCTGAGGACGTTTTGGAAATGCAACTGATTCATCTCAAGCAATGCCAGTATAGTAATTTGTCTAATGATAGTGTAGATACAAAGGAAGTTCATTTTGATTACTCTTTCATTTagagtaagatttttttttttaaattggcttGCAAAAAATTTGAAAGTGGCTCAAAGTCTTGATCAAAACATTGTACCTTCATATTCATGAAATAATGTGTCAATTTTGAGGTTTTCAGAAACtcaagtttttttctgaaagatctTTAAGGCTTACCGGAATCAATAATTTATCAGTAATGTAATATTGGAGGtcagttttcttcaaaaaattaTCTTGACATTGGCCTTTTTGACATTCAAATTTATTACTACTTTTCAAACTTATTCAtgtacagcaaaataaaagccaCTAACTCTTTAACTGCTTCTTTGTAGTTCTTTAACTGATCTGTTGCTTAGCCTCTTCTACTGCAAATGATCAGAGTTATCCCAGGCTTGGTCCTGCCTTAGAATGATAGATGACATAGATGACATCTTGCAGTCCCTTTTAGTCCTGTTTCTAATTACTTTTTATGTAGAACTTTAGTAATAATTGCCAATATCAAGTTTGGCTAAAGATTATTTATCGTGTGTTTCCATTATTCAAAGAAACCGAGGTGTCTGAATGGTATTTTAGAATATATAACCTGAGTATGGCTAACTGGATGTGGcgttgtttttgtttgtttttttttttagttatcaAGCTGTGGAGTATATGAGGATGGGAACAGACCCAACAGTAGCCTGTCAGAAAGTTATTTCCAGAATCCAGAAGTATGTTCCAAAGTTCTTTGGTGCTGTTATATGTGCCAATACAACTGGAAGTTATGGTATGTATTTTGCTTAACAGACAAAGCTTGTTGACTCTAACTAGGTCACAGAAGTACAAAACCAAAGGTGGGttttaaagcagaagtttttaattattctttgaACACTGCAGCAATACTGGCCATTCATAATATCAAATGCTGGTTAGCAGGGCAACTGTGTCCTAGTGTGGGCTTGAGatactttaatttttcctgtgCATTTTGGTGTCTTAGACTTTCACAAAATTTATGCAAGTCTTAgtaaaaaatcaaaaatatGTACAACCTTCATGTGTTTTCCTGGACTGTGTATGATTAATttgaaggttttaaaaaagatgcTTATGCCTTCCCTAGATATGACATAAGGCAGGGAGAATGTGAACGTTAAGCATAGCTTCAAAGCAATCCAAGATCAGTCATTGTGCCAGGCATCTCATTAGTGAACTCTTAGATCAGTAGGAAATACAATTTGCTAATCAACGTGGCTTATTTAGTTAGACTGCTTATTGCTGTTCTTTGATCTCTTATTTCCCATAGTTCTGTGTTTAAGAGATTAGTGTTGGAGGAACTCATTAAGTTAATCAGGAttgaaagagggagagaggttTTCCTAACTTAGATTACTGTTTTGAATTGTATTATAAAGGCATTAATTGCACTACAGCAGTCAGTAGCACTgtgtttttacttaaaaattaaatattttcaagatgTCTTGGGTTAAACAGATTGTAAAAGAATAATTACACCATTGTAGTAGAATTAGTAACTAGGTCTTTAGATGGTAAGGTACAATGACAAAGACACTAATCCTAAATGCAGcaaattacactttttttttttttcttttctaggtGCTGCATGTAATAAAATTCCAGGATTCACACAGTTTCGCTTCATGGTTTCTAGCCCTTTGCTAAGTCAGCCAACTGAGCAAGTAGTagattgcatttaatttcttttgtcctATTAAGATCTAAACTTAGAGGAGGAAAGCACTGAGGTTCCCCAggtgttactttttaaaatggtcattcattttcagtgttGCATAATCATGTAAACAAGTACAAAGGTGTGTTGATGGTGCAGCTACTACTTCACTGTTTTTAATATCTTCTATTTTATTATGGCTTTGTGTAGTGCAGCTAAACTTAATGTGTGGCTTCCTAATGTAATTATCTTGGTAACTTATTTCTAAATGATTGTAGACTGGTACTATAATCTAAAGTGAGGTTTAAAAACCTGAATCTATGTAGTTTAAGGGAAGTGAACACAGTTGCAAAATTCTAATTAGTGCTGACACTTTCACAGTTAGCATAGGCAATTCATCG is a genomic window containing:
- the AGA gene encoding N(4)-(beta-N-acetylglucosaminyl)-L-asparaginase, which translates into the protein MAAGGGGNRRWRMVAPLLLVVFQLVGAASAAALPVVINTWAFRKAAETAWRVLQLGGSELDAVERGCGQCEIDQCDGSVGYGGSPDESGETTLDAMIMDGNTMEVGAVADLRRVKNAIGVARKVIEYTKHTLLVGDSASLFAVRMGFPYEDLTTQKSLSVYSKWLNQSCQPNYWKNVVPDSSKSCGPYKRPEKVTCKEEQTISQRSVHNHDTIGMVVIGGSGTVASGTSTNGAVHKIPGRVGDSPIAGAGSYADSTAGGAAATGDGDIMMRFLPSYQAVEYMRMGTDPTVACQKVISRIQKYVPKFFGAVICANTTGSYGAACNKIPGFTQFRFMVSSPLLSQPTEQVVDCI